In Hyalangium gracile, the genomic window ATCCGGGACTCCCGAATCCGGCGGCGACACGCCCGCATCGGGCGAGCCCTCGGGCTGCTCCTGACCGGACGTCTCTGGAGGAAGAGGCGGAGGCGTTTCGGTCGCGCCTCCACATGCGCTCAGGAGCAGGAGCCCCAATACCCAAGCCGACAGTCTCATGAGCCCCTCACCCGAGCAAAACGCGAGCCGCCACCTCAGCCCACGGTTTGCGCGGGCGCGGAGAAGCCAGTGACTTCGATGAGGGAAACTCTTTGCTCGGCGCGGGAAGCATCGGTGCCCTGCATGGAGAGCCGGGCGCCCGCGAGCGCCACTACGGCGAGCTGCCGCCGCTCACCTCACAGCTGCGCGTATACACCTTGACGCCGTCCACCTCGAGGGCGCCGTCCAGCTCCCAGAAGCCGCCGTCCTTCTTCCCCTGGAAGTGGAGCACGCCTCGGCCGGTGGAGCCGGCCACGGGCATCGTCCAGTCCACGGAGCCCCTGACCGCCGACCACGCCTGGCTGGTCCGAGGCACGCGGAGCCAGCCATGCGACCAGCCCCACCACACGGAGTCGATGTCCTCGCCCAGCAGGTTGCGCGCCTGCTCGCATGCCCGGAGCTGCTCCAGCGCGGCCCGGGGAGCGCCGCTCATGCTCAGCCGCATGCGAGACCATGCCTCGAAGCCGATCCCGACGAAGACCAGGCCCAGGACGACCTGGCCGATGCGCCGGGGGATGCGGGTGGGCTGAGCGGTGCGGGTGGGCACGAGAGCAGTGTCCACTACCCGTTCGACGCCCGGCAACCCCACTCCCCCCAGGGCACCCAGGAAGTCACCTTCCCGCGCGCCTGCTCGAGACAGGCCCGGCGCGATGGTGAGACGTTATCCGGTACACTTTCCGTGCGAGCGAGAAGAATAGGGTGGATGTGAAAAGACGCAGCCCAACCCCAGAGGTAGGCTAGAGTTCGAGCAATGGCCTACGGGGGGCCTGACATGATCCAGCCAAATGCACCGGTGATGTCTCCTGGCGCCGCGGGCAGGGAGTCCGCCTACTCGCGCTATGTGTCGCTGCCGTCTCCCTCGGACACCGTGCGAGGGATGTTCTTCAACGGGCTGCTGACCCTGGTGAAGACGTACGGAGGCGAGCCGGCCCTCAAGCAGTGCCAGGGCATGCTGGGCGACATCCGTTTCGAGCGTAGCTTCATCAGCTTCTCCAGCTACCCGGCCACGGACTTCCTGCGGCTGTGCGTCGCCGCGTCCCAGGTGCTGGCGCCCAGCCTCGGCAACCCGGAGAACACCGCGCGCCAGCTGGGCATGTACACCTCGCGGGACTTCCTGGCCACCATGGCGGGCAAGTCGTTGATGGTGCTTGCGGGAGGCTCGCCGCACCGGCTGCTCGGCAGCATCTCCCAGGCCTACCGCGCGGCGGTGAGCTTCGGCGAGCGGAAGGTGTCTCCGCGAGGCGACAAGTCGCTCGTCGTCAGCTACACGCGGGACTTCTTCCCGCCGGTCCACACCGAGGGCGTGCTGCTGGCGGTGCTGGAGGCGCTCAAGGTGAAGAATCCCCAGGTGCGCTCGCGCTCCCTGGGGCTGCTCGACAGCGAGTACGAGGTGACGTGGGAGTAGGCCCCCCCACGCCAGTGCTGGCTCCCCTGCCCTCCGGCCGTGGCTACCGCTGGATCGCGGGGAGCGACATCGTCATCGGGCGCATGCGCCGCTGAAGCGCCCAGTAGTAGCGGTGCCCGGGGATGTTGAGCGGATCCAGCGTGAGCGCCTGGGTGTAGCACTGGAGCGCCGCCTTCAGGGCCTCCTGCGCCTCCAGGCTCCGGGCCTGGACGAAGAGCGCCTGGGCCTGGGCCTCGGAGCCCGGCCGTGCGCAGAGGAAGGCCCGACGCATGGGCTCCACCTGCTGCTCCGAGAGCCCCGCGGCGATGCACCGGGCGATGCCGAAGGTGTTGCCCCGGCTGGCATCGAAACCCGCGCGGGTGAGCGGATCGCCCAGCGTGCGCCGGGCGGCGTCCACGCGGGCGCGCAGCAGCTCCAGCTCGCGGCGCTGGCTTCGCGGAAGGGTGCGGCCCCAGAAGTGCGCCACGCGGTTGACGGCGGCCTCGCAGCGCTGGCGGATCTCATCGAAGCTCGCCGTGTTCGGCAGGCCCAGGAAGGTGTAAGGGTCCTGTCCGACGGCGGCGGTGCGAGAGAGGAGCTGCGCCAGCTCGGGGTCCGGCGGAGGCTCGGCGGCGCCAGCGCTGGACTGGGCCACCAGGGCGGTCAGCATCTCCGAGGGCTCGGCGAAGTGGACGAAGAACCCGGCGGACACCCCCCAGGCGACCGCCTCGTCCTGGGAGACGTGGCGCACCACATCCCCCACGCAGACGAGCGAGCGTCCCTGGAAGGAGAGCTCCAGGGGCAGCCGGGCCGCGAGCGGCGGCGGCGGCCCGTCGAAGATGACGAAGAGGCCCTCGGAGGTGACGTCGCTGACGCGGACCGGAAGCGGCTCGAGGCTGCCCAGGTTCCCCACGCGCACCTGCAGGCCCATGGGCTCCTGGGTGCTCGGGGCCACGGCCTCCAGCGTCATCGTGGGCCGGGACATGCGGCGCTGGGCCGTGATGAGCGCGAGCTGGAAGTCCCGCGCGCTGGGGAAGCGCTCCTCGGGCCGCCGGGCGATGGCCTGCATCATCACCATGGACAGCACGGGAGGAATCCGAGCGTCCAGCGCGTGCGGCGCCGGCGGTCGCAGCTCCTGCTGCTTGAGGAGCACCTCGCCCATGCGGCCACGGCCGAAGGGCAGGCGCCCGGTGAGGAGCCGGTAGCCGATGACGCCCAGCGCGTACACGTCCATGCGGGTGTCCGCGGCGGAGGTCTCCCACTGCTCCGGAGCCATGTACGCGGGCGAGCCCAGGGAGACGCCAGCGGCCATCTCCTCCTGGGAGAAGCACGCGGACAGGACGCTGGCCATGCCGAAGTCGAGCACCTTCGCCAGGCGCTGGCCCTGCTTGTCACGGGTGATGACGACGTTGTCCGGCTTGAGATCGCAGTGCACCACGCCGCGCGCGTGCGCGGCCTCGAGCCCCTCGAGCACCTGGATGAGCAGGGCCGTGGCGTCCACCGGCGACAGCGGCAGCGGCATGCACGACAGCGGCTCGCCCTCCACGTACTCCATGAGGATGGACGGCAGGCCGCCGGGGCCCGGCCGCGCATCCAGCACGCGCGCCACGTTGCGGTGGAGGACGCGGCTGGCGGCCTGGGCCTCCACATAGAAGCGGGTGCGGACGTTGGCATTCGCGGCCAGCGGCGGGTGCAACACCTTCACGGTGAAGCGCGCCCCGGTCGGGGGATGCATGGCCAGATACACGGCGCCCACGGCCCCGAGCCCGAGCAGGCGCTCGAGGATGAGGGGACCATGCCGCTGACCTACGAGAGAATTGACCTCGTCCATCTCGGTGGCACCGGTGAACGCCGGGCATGCACTCCCGGCCGGATGAACTGCCTGGCAGCGAACGCATCCCATCAACGCCACCCCCACGTGAAACCCCCACCCACGCAATGCGTGAGCGGGATCACTGCAACGTTCGTGCAGGGGGCAGTCGTGGCCTACCCGACGCTCGAACCCCTCGAAGTCGCGAGGAGGGGCCCGCCACGGGGGGCGAGGGGACCGTCATTTTTACCGGAG contains:
- a CDS encoding cytochrome c oxidase assembly factor Coa1 family protein; translation: MPTRTAQPTRIPRRIGQVVLGLVFVGIGFEAWSRMRLSMSGAPRAALEQLRACEQARNLLGEDIDSVWWGWSHGWLRVPRTSQAWSAVRGSVDWTMPVAGSTGRGVLHFQGKKDGGFWELDGALEVDGVKVYTRSCEVSGGSSP
- a CDS encoding DUF2378 family protein; this translates as MIQPNAPVMSPGAAGRESAYSRYVSLPSPSDTVRGMFFNGLLTLVKTYGGEPALKQCQGMLGDIRFERSFISFSSYPATDFLRLCVAASQVLAPSLGNPENTARQLGMYTSRDFLATMAGKSLMVLAGGSPHRLLGSISQAYRAAVSFGERKVSPRGDKSLVVSYTRDFFPPVHTEGVLLAVLEALKVKNPQVRSRSLGLLDSEYEVTWE
- a CDS encoding protein kinase domain-containing protein encodes the protein MDEVNSLVGQRHGPLILERLLGLGAVGAVYLAMHPPTGARFTVKVLHPPLAANANVRTRFYVEAQAASRVLHRNVARVLDARPGPGGLPSILMEYVEGEPLSCMPLPLSPVDATALLIQVLEGLEAAHARGVVHCDLKPDNVVITRDKQGQRLAKVLDFGMASVLSACFSQEEMAAGVSLGSPAYMAPEQWETSAADTRMDVYALGVIGYRLLTGRLPFGRGRMGEVLLKQQELRPPAPHALDARIPPVLSMVMMQAIARRPEERFPSARDFQLALITAQRRMSRPTMTLEAVAPSTQEPMGLQVRVGNLGSLEPLPVRVSDVTSEGLFVIFDGPPPPLAARLPLELSFQGRSLVCVGDVVRHVSQDEAVAWGVSAGFFVHFAEPSEMLTALVAQSSAGAAEPPPDPELAQLLSRTAAVGQDPYTFLGLPNTASFDEIRQRCEAAVNRVAHFWGRTLPRSQRRELELLRARVDAARRTLGDPLTRAGFDASRGNTFGIARCIAAGLSEQQVEPMRRAFLCARPGSEAQAQALFVQARSLEAQEALKAALQCYTQALTLDPLNIPGHRYYWALQRRMRPMTMSLPAIQR